From Plasmodium knowlesi strain H genome assembly, chromosome: 6, one genomic window encodes:
- a CDS encoding SICAvar, type I (fragment), whose translation SNGGYSWWDSSLGGVARAGMPAAAAPVANSSITSRLFSGIRGLWNSGSQIIENVQTKILSIANPVTLITAIPSAFNTVTEVAAPVIHKVNEATGGELKIESLEPTLPKIAEPVEPPKPVVPVPTTNPTKPWDRLTPFIALAPATVAISIFSYLIWKYFAQLRKIRLYRRAPLRIPGPSVQEQVLDHVDEAGPHEYRLVKERKPPSVPARTKRSGLDPAGGGRVNRRTIIKIHFELVDECQKGNTKLTQNDFLELLVREFMGSKFMEEEEQVPKEEVLMEGVLMEGVPMESVPMERAPILGSVFMV comes from the exons GTAGTAATGGTGGTTATTCGTGGTGGGATAGTAGTCTAGGTGGTGTTGCTCGTGCTGGTATGCCAGCAGCAGCCGCACCTGTGGCTAATTCTAGTATAACGAGTAGATTATTTTCCGGTATTCGAGGACTTTGGAATTCTGGGTCACAAATTATTGAGAACGtgcaaacaaaaattttgtctATCGCGAATCCAGTTACATTGATCACAGCAATTCCAAGCGCTTTTAATACTGTTACCGAGGTAGCTGCCCCCGTTATACATAAAGTTAATGAAGCTACAGGAGGTGAACTAAAAATTGAATCTTTAGAACCTACTCTTCCTAAAATAGCTGAACCGGTGGAACCACCCAAACCAGTTGTTCCGGTCCCCACCACGAACCCTACAAAACCTTGGGATCGGCTTACCCCTTTTATTGCGTTGGCTCCTGCTACAGTTgctatttctattttttcctacttaatctggaag TATTTTGCTCAACTGCGTAAGATAAGACTCTACAGAAGAGCTCCTTTAAGAATTCCCGGTCCATCCGTACAAGAACAAGTGCTCGATCATGTGGATGAAGCcggtccacatgaatatcgattggttaaggaacgaaaacctccaTCTGTTCCAGcgagaacaaaacgttctggtctCGATCCTGCTGGTGgtggtcgcgtgaatcgccgcaccattattaaaattcattttgaactggtggacgaatgtcaaaaagggaacacaAAATTGACTCAGAatgattttctggaacttttagttcgagagttcatgggaagcaaatttatggaagaagaagaacaagttcctaaggaagaggttcttatggaaggggttcttatggaaggggttcctatggaaagtgttccaatggaacgtgcTCCAATTTTAGGTTccgtgtttatggtttag